GGGAACAATGCTGCTTAGCCATTTTGTTAGGAGTACGATGGGCATGGCCGAAAGATCATGGAGATCCGTGGCGACGGCAATCGGCGCCGCTGGCTTGGTGATACGGCGCACCCAATAGCCGACCTGGTGTTCAGAGTAGCCATGCTCAACTGCATACGCCCGCTGCGTCATGCCGCTGGCCTGCAACTGGGCGATGCGATCACGCCACAACTGTTCTCGTTCGTCGTTTGCCATCCTCTTCCCTCGAAAACTATTAAGGAGAACAGTGTGGCGCTGTCGATCAGAAAATCATAGGTGGGTGGGTGGGCTGGGCGCTTACTCCCTATCGGCCTGTTCTTTCCGATGAACTCCCAACCTGCCCAAACAGCAGAATCAATTTGCTGCTACCGTTCGCAAACTCTACACAGAGCTGACGACCGATGGAAGGTGGGTCGGCTGGCCGCTTACCGATGGAAGGTGTGTGGGCTGGCCGCTTACGATCCTTCAGCAATCTCAGGCGACCGTAGGCGATGCGCCTAACCGTTGGTGGCGCAGGTGGTCACGAAGCCCTTGCCATACTCTAACAACTGAACGACTGCCATTTTCGGTACACTCAGGCTGAAACATGGGGTCACTCAGCTGAGGCGCACCTTCACCCAGGGACCCTCCTCAGCGAGAAATTGAACGCCTGTCAAGTTGGCTTTCTCGATAGCCAACTTCAAGCGCTCCGACACAATCATGGCCGCGTTGGAAAGCGTGAAAAAATCAACAATATCCGGAAACGAATTGTTCAAGTAGATTTCCTCATACTGGAGGAGCCGATGACTATTCACAAATTGTTTCTTTTCTTCTGCGTCGCTGAATGTATAGACTGTTTTCGGCCCTATCAGGCCACCCAAGCTAAAGGTGGATTTGGCGAAGTCAATCATCTCGTCCGGTATGCTCTCTATGAAAGGCAGCCGGTACGAGTAAGAACTCTTACGGTCTATTACTTGAGCAGGCCACAGTCGGACCCCGTAATGTACAAACTTCACCAACACTTCGAGTGCCCGTTCCGACACTAGGAACGGACAGAACATCAGTGCGGGGCCAAAATGCAGAAAATCTGTCAGCTTGGCCTTCGGTAACAATCGGACGCACTGCAGGTCAAATTCCATCCCTGGAATTTGCTTGCGGCAACTCCAAAACTCTTCAGAGCCGAGCAGCCTGGTGATTTTTTCATACTCGTCTTTGTCCTGAAAACCTGACCGATCAATTTCTGCCTGAGTGACACCGTTCTTGAACCCAATAACGTCAGGATCGGAAACCCGGCGCATCACGAAATAGTTCATGATCAATATCCCATGCTCTGGTAAAAATCATTAAGCTTGCTATAGCCTTGCTGCTGAATACTTTATATCTCGTCGCCTAGACGTCTCTGCAAGTCTACCATGTCATCCATTTTGATAGTCAGCGACGATCTGCGTGAAATTGGGGAGCAATGCGGCATCAACCGCGTCCACCGGCTGATGCAATCGGCCGGGATTCGTTCACAAACCGGCTACGCCAAGCGCAAATATAAACGCGGCGGTGCACCATCTCTCGTGGCGCCCAATCACCTGCAGCGCCAGTTCAACGTTGAGGAACCGAATCGCGTCTGGGTGACGGACATCACGTACATCCGCACATATGAAGGCTGGCTCTATCTGGCCGTCGTCCTCGATCTGTTCTCGCGACAGGTGATTGGCTGGTCGATGAGTTCGCGCATTGACCGGGAGCTGGCTATGAACGCGCTTCTGATGGCCGTCTGGCGACGGCAGCCGAAGAATACGGTAATGGTGCATTCCGATCAGGGAAGTCAGTTCAGCAGCTACGACTGGCGAGACTTCCTCGACGAGCATAACCTCACTCAAAGCATGAGCCGGCGTGGGAATTGCCACGATAACGCGGTCGCTGAAAGCTTCTTCCAGCTACTGAAACGCGAGCGGATTCGACGAAAAATCTATGGCACTCGGGACGACGCGAAGCAGGATGTGTTTGATTACATCGAGATGTTTTACAATCCAAAGCGCCGACACAGCTTCAGCAATGACTTGTCGCCTGTCGAATATGAAAAGCAGTATTTCCAACGGCTCGCAAGTGTCTAGCAAACTCGTGGCGATTCAAGCTGGCTTGTGCAGTCCGTATTCACCTCTGCGCCCGAGGTGAAGAAACGGCGACATGATCGTGCTACGCAGTTGTCGTGCTCGACGCCAGCATTACACACAAGCCGCAGCGCTTATGAGGCCGTCATCAGCGCGCAGCGGCTGCCATTGCCCCCGCGCCAGCACTAAGCAGCCAACTCACCAGCAGCAGGAACGCCACCAGCATCGCAAACAATGCCGACACGCCTCGGCGCGTCTCATGGTCTCCAAACAGCGGCTTCTTCCCATATTCCATGCCGATGAAGTAAGCGCCGAACACGGTAGCCAGGTAATGCACCGCGCCGAAGGTTTCTCCCAGCTCGCCCTTGCGCTCGTGTTCCACCACCAGGTGGGACAGCGCCACCAGCACCAGATAGGCAATCGACGCTTTCAGCGGCGGCAGGTACAGCCCCATGGACTCCACCCAGTGCTTCACACCAGGCTTCCAGCGCGCCACCAGCGGCAGGATCAGATTGTGGGTGATCCCGGTCAGAAAAATCAGCTTGAGTAATACCGTCTTGTGTAGGCTTGCACTGCCCAGGGCCAGGTTGTGGATATTGGTCTCCGCCTGGCGGTTATTCTTCGCAAAATACTCGGGCGAAGCCACGTTGAGGATACGCTGGAACCAGCTGATTTCCTCCAGCGCCGCCAGCGCCACCAGTCCACCAAGCCCAAACAGCACCAGCAGCTCGAACGCGGACGTGTCACCCCGCCCCCAGCGCCGCGCGCCCACATAAAACAGCATGGCCGATATCACGGTAAAGCACAGGAACTGCAGCCATTCGATGACGCCGTCCTCCGTCAGCAATTGCGCCATGGCTGCGGGATTACCCGAAAAGGCTACCGCCGCAATAAGTATCAGCAGGTTCACGCCAATGGCCGTGGCCAGCACCGGATGGGTGTAAGAAGATTTAAGCGACACGCAATGGACTCCTTGGTTGATATGTCAGTAGTAGCTTTAGCCGGCCGGCAGCGGGACCGCGCCGCGCGCAAGCCGCGCACGCAGCAGCGACACCAGCGCCGCGCACGACCAGATCCACAGCAGCGGATCGAGCAGCGAATCCCACAGGTTACCCGATGGCAGGCGCAGTAGTGTGAACAAGGCGAGCGCCATGAACAATGCCAGCGTGGTCACCCGCGCGCCGCGCATGGCGATGGCGCCCGCACAGGCCAGCATTCCCAGCAGCGCGGCGCCAGGCGCGAGCGCGGGGCCAAAGCCCCAGAAATAACTGCCCTGCGCGAACACGCCGATGGCGTCAAGGTACAACAGCAGCCCCACAGGCGCCAGCACGATGGCCAGGACAGGTGGAAGCCGGTACCGCCCCGGCTCACCACGTACGCGCCACCAGATGCTGGCCAGGCAGCAGCCCACCAGCAGGCCGCTGGGATACTGGCACGCCAGCCCCACCCAGTAGGCATACGATGCCTCGCCGGGCAGTAGCGCGGCGCATGCTGCGGCCAGCATGACCAGGCCCGCATGCCAGTACGTCAGCGGCCGCGCGCGGGGCCACCAGTAAATAACGATGGCTGACGCGACAACGGCCCAGCCGATACGCCCGTAGCCGATCTGCAGCGCGAGTTCTGGAAGGTTCATGGTGAAGCGCTCGAATGAATACGAAAACGGTGATGCGCAATGGCCTGGCGCTGATGGGTATAGGTGACATGCAGCTCGTCCCCTACCTGCTGCAGCGTCGGATATGAAAATTCGTCGCCTGCACTGCCTTTCGCGATATCGACCACATGCTCCCATGTATGGGCATCGCTGGAACTGGACAGGCGCAGGATGCTGCGCGAGCTGCCACCGGCCACCACATGATTATGCAGCATCAGGAACTTGCCGCTGGCAAGGCGCACCGTGGCCAGCGAAGTATTGTCATTGGGGAGATCAAGCGCGGGCAAGTCTTCCCAGTTTTCGCCGCCATCGCGGCTCAGCGCTTGCTGCACGCGCTTGTCGTCGCTCGCGTCGCGCATCCAGGCCCGCACTTCCGACGCCGAGATGGCGGCAATCGTCGGCTGCAGCGTGGAGTCACTCTCGCCGATCCGTGCAAACCATTTGGGCTCGCCCTCGGGGTCAAAGGAGATCATCATGGGGTACTTGATCCCCATCTCGAAATACGCCGGCAGCCACCAGCCGCCGTCGGTCAGGCCCACCGGCGACGTGCGTACCAGCGCGCTGGTGTTGAACATCGGTGACAGGGGCAGCACGCGCCGCACGGCAAACCTGGCGCCTTCGCTGGTGGAACTCAGATGCACGATGCGCGACGCCGCCCAGCCGCCAAGGCCGGTGGCCACCACGTACAGGTGGATGGTGCCGCGATGATCCGTCCATGCGACCGGGTTGCCGATGCGGCGCACGCCAAAGCCCAGTTCCCGGGCCAGCGAATCGCGGCTGGCCACTTCCCAGGCGGCGCTCCAGCTGCTGCCGGACCAGCGCGAGGCATATACCTTGACGTTGGGCCCACTTTCCCGGCTGCCCGCCCACCAGAACGCGAGCATGTGTTCCCCCGGCAGGGTCGCCAGCGTGCTGGCGTGGGCCGATGGCGTATCCGGGGGCATGGGAATGAGCGAGCGCGAAAGCTCCTTGAGCTCCACGTCTACCGCCTGGCCGCCCACGCTGACGGCAGGCGTGGCCCTGTGCATGGTCGGGTGGGACCAGCGCCATGCTTCCACAGCCGCGGCACCGGCCGTGATCAGGATGGCAATGGACAGTAACAGCGCCTTGCCGCGCCCTTGCATCAAGCCTGGCATGCCGGGTGTGCCCTACATTGTTGAGGCCGCATTGCTTGGTCCTTCATTGCGGAGAGAGGGAAAGTGCTAAGCGGCACGGTAGACGCATTCCTGCACATCATGTTTGCCTGCTTGTTAATGCCGTTGCGCAGTTGCAATGCGCGGAACGTAACCGCGGAGTCTAACCCAGCATCTCAAATTGCGTCAACGCAAATTGGCTGCGGCATCCGGGAGTGAGGCACTAAGCAAGCGGCAGCACCACAGTGGCCACGGCGCCGCCGTGTTCGCCATTTGCCACACTTACACTGCCACGGTGCAGGGCCACGGCTTCTCGCACAAATGGCAGGCCGAGCCCGGTACTGCGGGCGCCGTCCGGCCGCGGCAGGGAATAGAAGCGCTCGAACAGCCGCTCCTGCGCAAACGGGGGAATCCCTTCGCCCTCGTCACGCACCGTGATCACGGCGCTGTGATCGAGCCGGGACACTGTCAGCGCGATCTTGCCGCTCTGGGGTGAAAAATCGATGGCGTTATCGAGCAGGTTGCCCAGCGCCTGGCGCAGCAGCAGCGCGTCGCCGGGCACCGTCAGGTCGTCCGCCGTCAAGGACAAGGTGAGGTCACGCGCGGCAAGGCGCGCGGCGCAATCGTCCTGCACTTGCGCTGCCAGCTCGCGCAGACTCACCTGCCCCGGCGCGTCCAGGTGCTGCTGCTTTTCCACGCGAATCAGCGCCAGCAGCTTGTCGATCAGCTGCTTCTGGCGCGCGTTCTGGTTGAGGATGTTGGACAGGAAGTGCGCGCGTTCGTGCGCCGGCATCTCTTCGCGCATCAACTCGGCCGAACCCTGGATCGCGGCAATGGGGCTTTTCAGTTCGTGGGCCATGGTGTGCATCAGTTCTTCCACGTACTCCTTGCCTTCGAGCTTTGCACGCATGGCGGCCAGCGCCCGCCCCAGCCGGCCAAACTCATTGTTACCCAGGTCCGGCAGCGCCACCTTCTTGCCTTCTTCGACGGCGGAGATATACAGCATCAGTTTGTTGAGCGAATGCGACAGCCACCACGCAAATGCCGCACCGATCAGGAGCGACATGATCAGCAACAGCGCGCCCCGCTCACGGATCACTTTCTGGCTGCGCTCCACGAACGGCTGCACCGCCAGATTGGGCTTGGCCACGGTGAGCACACCGATGATGCGGTCACCATCCTTGACCGGCGCCGCCACATGCATGACAGTGCTGTTTTCGTCGTAGCCGGCGCGGGTACTGCGCGCGCCATACTTGCCGCGCAAGGTGAGGTACACATCGTTCCAGCGCGAATAGTCACGCCCCACGTCCTGGCCTGCCGAATCGTAGATGACGATGCCGCGCGTATCGGTGATGTAGAAGCGCAGCGCCACGTCGGGCCTGGAAAAGCCAGCAATGCGCACATCCACCGTGCGCTTGCGCAGCGCGTTGATGCGGCTGATGACAACCGATTCACTCAGCGTACCGGCCTTGACGTCGTCGGCGAGAATGACCGCGAGCAGATGAGCGGTGTCCACCAGCGCATCTTCCTGCGTGGCGCGGACGCCCGGCTTGACCTGCTGCACAAACACGGTCAGCAGGAACCACGCGGCCAGTCCCACGATGAGGAAGTAGCCGAGCAGGATGCGCAGGCCGATTTTCATGCGCGCAGCAGGCTGTATCCCATACCACGGTGCGTGTGGATCGGATCGGTGGCGGGATCGATCAGGCGCAATTTGGCGCGCAGGGACTTCACGTGCGCATCCACTGTGCGGTCCAGCGTGTCCGGCGCATCAGCCCATACGCGGTCCATCAGCTGGGCGCGCGAAAGCACGTGGCCGGGATGCTCCAATAGTGTCTTGAGCAGCAGGTATTCGTAGCGCGTCAGGTCGAGCGTGTGGCCACAGTAGATGATGCGCGCCTCCAGCGCCCGCAGTTCGAAGCGTGCCGGCGCCGGGGCGGGCACGGGCGCCGGGGCCAGGCGCCGCAGCACCACGCGGATGCGCGCCACCAGTTCCCGCGGCGAGAAAGGCTTGGTCACGTAATCGTCGGCGCCAATTTCAAGACCGACGATGCGATCGATTTCGTCGCTGCGCGCCGTCAGGAAAATCACCGGCACATTGGAGAACTGGCGCAGCGAACGGCATACCTCGAAGCCGTTCATGTCCGGCAGGCCCACGTCAAGCACGATCAGCGCGGGCGCCGCATCACTGCGCAACAGTTCCAGCGCCTGCTGACCAAGCGCCACATGGACGGGCGTGAAACCGTCCGTGCGCAAGGCGTAGGCAATGCTGTCGGCAATCGCCAGTTCGTCTTCGACAATGAGGATGGTGCCGGGCATCGCTTGACCTATCAATGTAAAGCGCCAGTATCACGGCTGCCTGCGCATGCGTCAATGAATCCCGCGGCCACGCAGGCTGGCGGGTTTCACTTTTCCTGCAACAGAATTTGCACGTCCCGCGAATAGCCAGGCGCGGTCATGGTCAGCGTCGTGCCAATGCCGCCCACGGTGGTGTAATTGCCCTGCGCCGAGCCTTTTACCTGGCGCGTCTCGTAGACCATGCCGTCAAACACCAGCGTGAGCGCGGGCCGCTGGAAGGTGCCCGTCACGGTGATGGGAACGGCGGCCGGTGCACTTTCTTCCTTCATGGTGCCGGTGCCGCTGACCTGCCCATTGCTGCCTTCCTGCAGCCGGAATTCCAGCCGAATCGCATTGGGACCGTTGACAATGCCGGTCCAGTCGCCCGCCACCGATTGCAGCGTGGCGTTGAGCGAATTGTTGATGTCCTGCTCGGTCGGCCCGCCGCCACCACCACACGAGGAAGTCAGCAGCGCGACTGTTAGTCCGGTGGCAATTGATAAGCGGCGCATGGCGTTGTCTCCTCGTGAATTGGCGTTGGCAGGCAATTATATGTGCAGCCAGGCACGTTGCATAAAAATTTGGCATTCGGCGCCTGCCCCTTGGCGAACCTGACGCCTGAGGTCCAGACAGAAGCCGCTGCATGTATGATGTCCGCCATCGGTGCACGGGCTTTCATACCGTGGCCGGGGTACGTTCACTGTTGACCGCACGGTTGGAGACCGATCCAGGTATGAATGCAAAGAGAAATGATGTTCCCGCCGCCGACTTCCAGTCGCCCGTGACGGCGTTTGCCGAGTCGCCGCTGGGAGGGACGCTGCTCAAGGTGCTGGCAGAAGGCTCGGCTGCCAATCGTGCCATTGCCGACTACCTGCTGCGCAACCAGATCAGGGTCACGGCATGGGGCATCGAAGAACTGGCGGAACACTGCAAGGTCTCCACCGCCAGTATCAGCCGCTTCGCGCGTGACATCGGTTTCAAGAATTATTCGGCCATGCGCAACGAGGTGGCACTCACGCTGCAGTCAGTGCTGCAGCCGGTGGAAAAGCTGCGCAACAATATCGGACGTCCGGCCGGCGGCACCCATCCCGCGCTCGAAAGCCTGGAGTACGCCGCAGCAAACCTCAACGCCTGCAAGCAGTCGCTGGACGCGGCGCAGCTCGACGCCATTGTCAGCGCCCTGTCCAAGGCACGCACCGTGTACGTGATGGGATTTGGCCTGTCATCCCAGCTGGCGGCAATGCTGGCACTGCACCTGCAGCCCTTCTGCCAGCATGTCATCGACGTGGCCGGCCAGGGCGGGACCGAGATCGCGGCCGGCCACCTGGCCCATATCACGGAGCGCGATGTGCTGGTGGTGATCTCGTTTCCCCGCTATTCGCTGGACGTGATCCGCCTGACAGGGTTTGCGCGCGAGCGCAATGCGTGCATCGTATCGATCACCGATTCGCCGGCTTCGGCGCTGGCCGGCCTGGCCACGCATGCAGTCTACGCCCAGAGCGAGCATCCGGTCCTGCCAAGCAGCGCAACCGCGGCCATGGCGATCATCGAAGCACTGGTTGTGGCGCTGATGGTGTCGAACAAGGAAAACGTGGCCAAGGCAGCACGGCTGACCGATGCGCTGTCGGCGTGGCTGTACGGACCAGACGCGGGTGCGGGACAGCGCCGGCCGTCTCGATCAAGCGGAGACTGACCGGCCCTTTGCTTATGCTGTCCCGCTAACGCTTGATTCCCAGCTGCGCCGGCGCATGCACCACCTTGTCGGTGAAGGTGATGCTGTGTACACCCTGCTGACAATGGGGGCCATCATTGCTGCGAAACTGCAGCTTGATGCTGGCATCGGCTCCCTTGACGCGCAGGGTGATCATCTCTGTCGAAGGCTGGCCTGCCTCCACCGCCCTGGCCTCGACATCGACATCGGTCGAGGCCACGCCAGTCATGACGACATTGATGCGCCGGCGTTTGACGATGTCTTCGCTGTCGTAGCAGCCGTGGAAGTACTTCACTTCATGAACTCCCGGCGTGGCGCGGAATACATAATCCTGCTTGACCGATGCGCTGGCCGCCGGCGCCAGAAGGACGGCCGCCGACAGCACCGCCAGTGTGAAAACTCGTTGCATGATCTTCTCCTTGTGATGAGCCGCGCTCATTTGGTCGCCCATGCGCCGTTGTTGGAACTCCAGTAGCCGGTGGTGCCGCCGCTGCCGGTCCAGTTGACGAGATTGAAGCTGTTGGCGCCCGTGGCGGTGCCTGGCACCTTGTACACCCGCAGCGCGTCGCCTGCGCGATACCAGGTCAG
This region of Massilia sp. PAMC28688 genomic DNA includes:
- a CDS encoding sialidase family protein produces the protein MPGLMQGRGKALLLSIAILITAGAAAVEAWRWSHPTMHRATPAVSVGGQAVDVELKELSRSLIPMPPDTPSAHASTLATLPGEHMLAFWWAGSRESGPNVKVYASRWSGSSWSAAWEVASRDSLARELGFGVRRIGNPVAWTDHRGTIHLYVVATGLGGWAASRIVHLSSTSEGARFAVRRVLPLSPMFNTSALVRTSPVGLTDGGWWLPAYFEMGIKYPMMISFDPEGEPKWFARIGESDSTLQPTIAAISASEVRAWMRDASDDKRVQQALSRDGGENWEDLPALDLPNDNTSLATVRLASGKFLMLHNHVVAGGSSRSILRLSSSSDAHTWEHVVDIAKGSAGDEFSYPTLQQVGDELHVTYTHQRQAIAHHRFRIHSSASP
- the creC gene encoding two-component system sensor histidine kinase CreC, producing MKIGLRILLGYFLIVGLAAWFLLTVFVQQVKPGVRATQEDALVDTAHLLAVILADDVKAGTLSESVVISRINALRKRTVDVRIAGFSRPDVALRFYITDTRGIVIYDSAGQDVGRDYSRWNDVYLTLRGKYGARSTRAGYDENSTVMHVAAPVKDGDRIIGVLTVAKPNLAVQPFVERSQKVIRERGALLLIMSLLIGAAFAWWLSHSLNKLMLYISAVEEGKKVALPDLGNNEFGRLGRALAAMRAKLEGKEYVEELMHTMAHELKSPIAAIQGSAELMREEMPAHERAHFLSNILNQNARQKQLIDKLLALIRVEKQQHLDAPGQVSLRELAAQVQDDCAARLAARDLTLSLTADDLTVPGDALLLRQALGNLLDNAIDFSPQSGKIALTVSRLDHSAVITVRDEGEGIPPFAQERLFERFYSLPRPDGARSTGLGLPFVREAVALHRGSVSVANGEHGGAVATVVLPLA
- the creB gene encoding two-component system response regulator CreB, with the protein product MPGTILIVEDELAIADSIAYALRTDGFTPVHVALGQQALELLRSDAAPALIVLDVGLPDMNGFEVCRSLRQFSNVPVIFLTARSDEIDRIVGLEIGADDYVTKPFSPRELVARIRVVLRRLAPAPVPAPAPARFELRALEARIIYCGHTLDLTRYEYLLLKTLLEHPGHVLSRAQLMDRVWADAPDTLDRTVDAHVKSLRAKLRLIDPATDPIHTHRGMGYSLLRA
- a CDS encoding MurR/RpiR family transcriptional regulator, producing MNAKRNDVPAADFQSPVTAFAESPLGGTLLKVLAEGSAANRAIADYLLRNQIRVTAWGIEELAEHCKVSTASISRFARDIGFKNYSAMRNEVALTLQSVLQPVEKLRNNIGRPAGGTHPALESLEYAAANLNACKQSLDAAQLDAIVSALSKARTVYVMGFGLSSQLAAMLALHLQPFCQHVIDVAGQGGTEIAAGHLAHITERDVLVVISFPRYSLDVIRLTGFARERNACIVSITDSPASALAGLATHAVYAQSEHPVLPSSATAAMAIIEALVVALMVSNKENVAKAARLTDALSAWLYGPDAGAGQRRPSRSSGD